Proteins encoded by one window of Pseudomonas sp. PSKL.D1:
- a CDS encoding TonB-dependent siderophore receptor: protein MPSQHKHVPSQPIPLLLAIALSLGTAAPLMAPSVAVASEAQRQAFDIPAGPLARQLNALAAQTGLLLAADANLTRDRHSHAVQGQFSAQEALDLMLTGSGLAAQRSGDRYQLVLAPQDNAGAALELGATTIMGQGMGQATENTGSYTPGLTSVGSKSPTSLKETPQSVSVVTRQLIEDRQITDINDAMKAVPGVTVQSATFRIQDFYSRGFPIQNIQLDGAAPMALGTTAGSFYSSNIYDMAEFDHVEVLRGSSALFGGTGDPGGIINLVRKRPLDFYQLKFTASAGSWDNYRSEVDVTGPLGFDGKLRGRMVVAYQDRQYFVDNRGTDKPVFYGVLEADVTDDTMLTAGMRFNRVHETGTASALPRYSNGADLGLPRHTGLSTTWAYADGFSREYFAKVDHRLNDDWKLNFSYTNIYDTIETNNATTLGSVNPVTGTGVTRYGTWITQWSEQNLWDANVSGDFSLFGLNHRLVVGGDYQEIDSRWQGTGRFTTAGGTVNVFDPNATPWDDPGTRPIVSRDYKPNSQTQYGLYSSLRLQVAEPLHVILGARVQRYKFDQTYQTANAAGTVWTQQSRVDMREPTKVTPFGGIVYDLTDEWAAYASYAEIFKPQQNLLAGPASSGSTLDPMTGKTYETGIKGELFGGAVNTSIALYYTKREDQAVLDPSYPSSSVLFGGSCCYVNGGETISKGIDMEISGEVLPDWMLMASYTLNLNKNRDTGTALSTVTPKHMAKLFTTYRLPGAFNDFRVGGGVDIQNATKVSGTAATFDSQGNVVQASVPFEYQQSGYAIWNAMVDYRIDEHWNVALNGNNLFDKKYYQTVGTSTYGNTYGDPRNFMVTVRATY from the coding sequence ATGCCCAGCCAACACAAACACGTTCCAAGCCAGCCGATCCCGCTGTTGCTCGCCATTGCCCTGAGCCTGGGCACCGCTGCGCCACTGATGGCCCCCAGTGTCGCGGTTGCCAGCGAAGCCCAACGCCAGGCGTTCGACATACCCGCCGGCCCGCTGGCCCGCCAGCTCAATGCACTGGCCGCGCAAACCGGCCTGCTGCTGGCCGCCGATGCCAACCTTACCCGTGACCGCCACAGCCACGCGGTGCAGGGCCAGTTCAGCGCACAAGAGGCATTGGACCTGATGCTGACAGGCAGCGGCCTTGCGGCCCAGCGCTCGGGTGACCGCTACCAGCTGGTGCTGGCACCCCAAGACAATGCCGGCGCAGCGCTTGAGCTTGGCGCCACCACGATCATGGGCCAAGGCATGGGTCAGGCCACCGAAAACACCGGCTCCTACACCCCGGGCCTGACCAGCGTCGGCTCCAAAAGCCCGACTTCGTTGAAGGAAACCCCGCAGTCGGTATCGGTCGTCACCCGCCAGCTGATCGAAGACCGCCAGATCACCGACATCAACGATGCGATGAAAGCGGTGCCGGGTGTGACCGTGCAAAGCGCCACATTCCGCATTCAGGACTTCTATTCGCGCGGCTTCCCGATCCAGAACATCCAGCTCGACGGTGCCGCGCCGATGGCGTTGGGCACCACTGCTGGCAGCTTCTATTCCTCCAACATCTACGACATGGCCGAGTTTGACCATGTTGAAGTACTGCGCGGTTCGAGTGCGCTGTTCGGCGGCACCGGCGACCCTGGCGGCATCATCAACCTGGTGCGCAAACGCCCGCTGGACTTCTATCAACTCAAGTTCACCGCGTCGGCAGGCAGCTGGGACAACTACCGCAGCGAAGTCGACGTAACCGGCCCGCTGGGTTTCGATGGCAAGCTGCGTGGCCGCATGGTCGTGGCCTACCAGGACCGCCAATACTTCGTTGACAACCGTGGCACCGACAAACCGGTGTTCTACGGTGTGCTGGAGGCCGATGTCACCGACGACACCATGCTCACCGCCGGCATGCGCTTCAACAGAGTGCACGAAACCGGCACTGCCTCGGCCCTGCCACGCTACAGCAACGGTGCCGACCTGGGGCTGCCACGCCACACCGGGCTGTCCACCACCTGGGCGTATGCCGACGGGTTTTCGCGCGAGTACTTCGCCAAGGTCGACCACCGCCTGAACGACGACTGGAAGCTGAACTTCAGCTACACCAACATCTACGACACCATCGAAACCAACAACGCCACCACCCTGGGCTCGGTGAACCCGGTCACCGGAACCGGCGTGACCCGCTACGGCACCTGGATCACCCAGTGGAGCGAGCAAAACCTGTGGGACGCCAACGTGTCGGGTGACTTCAGCCTGTTCGGCCTGAACCACCGGCTGGTGGTGGGTGGCGACTACCAGGAAATCGACAGCCGCTGGCAGGGCACTGGCCGTTTCACCACGGCCGGCGGCACGGTCAATGTCTTCGACCCCAACGCCACGCCGTGGGACGACCCGGGTACCCGGCCCATCGTCAGCCGCGATTACAAGCCCAACAGCCAGACCCAGTACGGCCTGTACTCAAGCCTGCGCCTGCAGGTGGCCGAGCCGCTTCACGTGATCCTCGGGGCGCGTGTACAGCGCTACAAGTTCGACCAGACCTACCAGACCGCCAACGCTGCCGGCACCGTCTGGACCCAGCAGTCGCGGGTCGACATGCGTGAGCCGACCAAGGTCACCCCCTTCGGCGGCATCGTCTACGACCTTACCGACGAGTGGGCGGCCTACGCCAGCTACGCCGAAATCTTCAAGCCGCAGCAAAACCTGCTGGCCGGGCCAGCGTCATCGGGCTCCACCCTGGACCCTATGACCGGCAAGACTTACGAAACCGGCATCAAGGGCGAGCTGTTCGGCGGTGCGGTCAACACCAGCATCGCGCTTTACTACACCAAGCGTGAAGACCAGGCGGTGCTCGACCCGAGCTACCCGTCCAGCTCGGTGCTGTTCGGTGGCAGTTGCTGCTACGTCAACGGCGGCGAGACGATCAGCAAGGGCATCGACATGGAAATCTCCGGTGAAGTGCTGCCGGACTGGATGCTGATGGCCAGCTACACCCTCAACCTCAACAAGAACCGTGACACCGGCACGGCACTGAGCACCGTCACGCCCAAACACATGGCCAAGTTGTTTACCACCTACCGCCTGCCGGGTGCTTTCAATGACTTCCGGGTGGGTGGCGGCGTGGACATCCAGAATGCGACCAAGGTCAGCGGTACCGCAGCGACCTTTGACAGCCAGGGCAACGTGGTGCAGGCGAGCGTGCCGTTCGAGTACCAGCAGAGCGGTTATGCCATCTGGAACGCGATGGTCGACTACCGCATCGACGAACACTGGAACGTCGCGCTCAACGGCAACAACCTGTTCGACAAGAAGTACTACCAGACCGTAGGCACCTCCACCTACGGCAACACCTACGGCGACCCGCGCAACTTCATGGTCACCGTGCGCGCCACGTACTGA
- a CDS encoding efflux RND transporter periplasmic adaptor subunit produces the protein MTPPRKLALLAAAIAVLGLGTLAWTGNLGQPGSTTAKHDDHGEDSHGHGEDHDSHGEEAPGAEHADEEGALHLSAAQIDAAGIQLAVAGPRQLGTAISFPGEIRFDEDRTAHVVPRVPGVVESVHADLGQPVKRGQVLAVIASQQISDLRSEQQAAQRRLELARLTFQREQQLWQERISAEQDYLQARQALQEAEIAQANARQKVSAVGPAGAGNRFELRAPFDAVVVEKHLTVGEVVDETSNAFTLSDLSRVWATFAVAPRDLAKVTTGRSVTVSAPDLGAQVQGQVNYVGNLLGEQNRAATVRATLANPNGAWRPGLFVSIAVSVERFEAGVVVPESALQTWEEQTVVFARTEEGFEARPVSTGRRDTGQVEITAGLAAGTQVAAAGSFVLKSELGKGSAAHSH, from the coding sequence ATGACCCCTCCACGCAAACTGGCCCTGCTGGCCGCCGCCATTGCCGTCCTCGGCCTCGGCACCCTGGCCTGGACCGGCAACCTCGGCCAGCCCGGCAGCACCACCGCCAAGCACGACGACCATGGCGAAGACAGCCACGGCCACGGCGAAGACCACGACAGCCATGGCGAAGAAGCGCCTGGCGCTGAACATGCCGACGAAGAAGGCGCACTGCACCTGTCTGCCGCCCAGATCGATGCCGCCGGCATCCAGCTGGCCGTAGCCGGCCCACGGCAACTGGGTACCGCCATCAGTTTCCCGGGCGAAATCCGTTTCGATGAAGACCGCACCGCCCACGTGGTCCCCCGCGTGCCCGGCGTGGTCGAGTCGGTGCACGCCGACCTCGGCCAGCCGGTCAAGCGCGGCCAGGTGCTGGCGGTCATTGCCAGCCAGCAGATCTCCGACCTGCGCAGCGAGCAGCAGGCCGCCCAACGCCGTTTGGAACTGGCACGCCTGACCTTCCAGCGCGAGCAGCAACTGTGGCAGGAACGCATCAGCGCCGAGCAGGACTACCTGCAGGCCCGTCAGGCGTTGCAAGAGGCCGAAATCGCCCAGGCCAACGCCCGGCAAAAAGTCTCGGCGGTAGGCCCGGCGGGGGCCGGCAACCGTTTCGAACTGCGCGCCCCGTTCGATGCCGTGGTGGTCGAGAAGCACCTGACCGTGGGCGAGGTCGTCGACGAAACCAGCAACGCCTTCACCCTTTCAGACCTGAGTCGGGTCTGGGCCACCTTCGCCGTTGCCCCGCGCGATCTGGCAAAGGTCACCACCGGGCGTAGCGTCACGGTCAGCGCGCCAGACCTCGGGGCGCAGGTCCAGGGCCAGGTCAACTACGTCGGCAACCTGCTCGGCGAGCAGAACCGCGCCGCCACCGTGCGCGCCACCCTGGCCAACCCCAACGGCGCCTGGCGCCCGGGGCTGTTCGTAAGCATCGCGGTCAGCGTCGAGCGCTTCGAGGCTGGCGTCGTGGTGCCCGAGAGCGCGCTGCAAACCTGGGAAGAACAAACCGTGGTCTTCGCCCGCACCGAAGAAGGCTTCGAGGCACGCCCGGTGAGCACCGGCCGACGCGATACCGGCCAGGTGGAAATTACCGCCGGCCTGGCCGCTGGCACCCAGGTGGCTGCCGCCGGCAGTTTTGTCCTCAAGTCGGAGCTCGGCAAGGGCTCTGCCGCGCACAGCCATTGA
- a CDS encoding efflux RND transporter permease subunit, with translation MFERLIQFAIEQRLVVMLAVVLMAAVGIHSYQKLPIDAVPDITNVQVQINTAAPGYSPLETEQRITFAIETAMAGLPGLKQTRSLSRSGLSQVTVIFEDGTDLFFARQLVNERLQVAREQLPAGIEAGMGPISTGLGEIFLWTVEAEEGALKDDGTPYTATDLRVIQDWIIKPQLRNVPGVAEVNSIGGHAKQYLIAPEPKRLAAYKLTLNDLIAALERNNGNVGAGYIERNGEQLLIRAPGQVASAEDIANIVISSVDGTPIRVSHVAQVGLGQELRSGAATENGREVVLGTVFMLIGENSRTVSQAVAAKLVEINRNLPKGVAAVTVYDRTNLVEKAIATVKKNLVEGAILVIAVLFLFLGNIRAALITAMVIPLSMLFTFTGMFSNKVSANLMSLGALDFGIIVDGAVVIVENAIRRLAHAQQRHGRMLTRAERFHEVFAAAREARRPLIYGQLIIMVVYLPIFALTGVEGKMFHPMAFTVVIALLGAMILSVTFVPAAIALFVTGKVKEEEGVVMRTARQRYAPVLAWVLKRRKLAFAGAAALVLLSGVMASRMGSEFIPSLSEGDFALQALRVPGTSLTQSVDMQKRLEQTIIAQVPEVERVFARTGTAEIASDPMPPNISDAYVMLRPTAQWPDPGKPREALIAEVQRAAASVPGSNYEMSQPIQLRFNELISGVRSDVAVKVFGDDMDVLNRTAAQIAGSLQQVPGASEVKVEQTTGLPVLTIDIDRDKAARHGLNVGDVQDAIAIAVGGRTAGTLYEGDRRFDMVVRLSETLRTDVDGLASLLIPVPASAGTGQIGFIPLAQVATLSLQLGPNQVSREDGKRVVVVSANVRGRDLGSFVSEAEQALQQQVPIPPGYWTRWGGQFEQLQSAAERLQVVVPVALLLVMALLLMMFNNLRDGLLVFTGIPFALTGGVLALWLRDIPLSISAGVGFIALSGVAVLNGLVMIAFIRNLREEGRSLRVAVEEGALTRLRPVLMTALVASLGFIPMALATGTGAEVQRPLATVVIGGILSSTALTLLVLPALYQWAYRREDPMA, from the coding sequence ATGTTCGAACGCCTGATCCAATTTGCCATCGAGCAACGCCTGGTGGTGATGCTTGCCGTGGTGCTAATGGCCGCCGTGGGCATCCATAGCTACCAGAAGCTGCCCATCGACGCCGTACCGGACATCACCAACGTCCAGGTGCAGATCAACACCGCCGCGCCCGGCTATTCGCCACTGGAAACCGAGCAACGCATCACCTTCGCCATCGAAACGGCCATGGCCGGCCTGCCCGGCCTCAAGCAGACCCGCTCACTGTCGCGCTCCGGGTTGTCGCAGGTGACGGTCATCTTCGAGGACGGCACCGACCTGTTCTTCGCCCGCCAGCTGGTCAACGAGCGCCTGCAGGTGGCCCGCGAGCAGTTGCCCGCCGGCATCGAGGCCGGCATGGGGCCGATCTCCACAGGCCTGGGCGAGATTTTCCTGTGGACGGTTGAAGCCGAAGAGGGCGCGCTCAAGGACGACGGCACGCCGTACACCGCCACCGACCTGCGGGTGATCCAGGACTGGATCATCAAGCCGCAGCTGCGCAACGTACCCGGGGTGGCCGAAGTCAACAGCATTGGCGGCCATGCCAAGCAGTACCTGATTGCCCCGGAGCCCAAGCGCCTGGCGGCCTACAAGCTCACCCTCAACGACCTCATCGCAGCGCTGGAACGCAACAACGGCAACGTCGGAGCAGGCTACATCGAGCGCAATGGCGAGCAACTGCTGATCCGCGCGCCCGGCCAGGTGGCCTCGGCCGAGGACATCGCCAACATCGTTATCTCCAGCGTCGACGGCACGCCGATCCGCGTCAGCCATGTGGCCCAGGTGGGCCTGGGCCAGGAGCTGCGCTCCGGCGCCGCCACTGAAAATGGCCGTGAGGTGGTGCTGGGCACGGTGTTCATGCTGATCGGCGAAAACAGCCGGACCGTGTCCCAGGCCGTGGCCGCGAAACTGGTCGAGATCAACCGCAACCTGCCCAAGGGCGTGGCCGCAGTCACCGTGTATGACCGTACCAACCTGGTCGAAAAAGCCATCGCCACGGTCAAGAAAAACCTGGTTGAAGGCGCGATCCTGGTGATCGCCGTGCTGTTCCTGTTTCTGGGCAACATCCGCGCCGCGTTGATTACCGCCATGGTCATCCCGTTGTCGATGCTGTTCACGTTTACCGGCATGTTCAGCAACAAAGTCAGCGCCAACCTGATGAGCCTGGGGGCACTGGACTTCGGCATCATCGTCGACGGCGCCGTGGTAATCGTGGAAAACGCCATCCGCCGCCTGGCACACGCCCAGCAGCGCCATGGCCGCATGCTGACCCGTGCCGAACGCTTCCATGAAGTGTTTGCCGCCGCCCGCGAGGCGCGCCGGCCACTGATTTACGGGCAGTTGATCATCATGGTGGTGTACCTGCCGATTTTTGCCCTGACCGGTGTCGAGGGCAAGATGTTCCACCCCATGGCCTTCACCGTGGTGATTGCCCTGCTGGGGGCGATGATCCTGTCGGTGACCTTCGTACCGGCGGCCATCGCGTTGTTCGTCACCGGCAAGGTCAAGGAAGAAGAGGGCGTGGTCATGCGTACCGCCCGCCAGCGTTACGCACCGGTACTCGCCTGGGTACTCAAGCGGCGCAAGCTGGCCTTTGCCGGGGCGGCGGCGCTGGTGCTGCTGTCAGGTGTGATGGCCAGCCGCATGGGCAGCGAGTTCATCCCCAGCCTCAGCGAGGGCGACTTTGCCCTGCAGGCTTTACGCGTGCCGGGCACCAGCCTGACCCAGTCGGTGGACATGCAAAAACGCCTGGAGCAAACCATCATCGCCCAGGTGCCCGAAGTGGAGCGTGTATTTGCCCGCACCGGCACCGCCGAGATCGCTTCCGACCCGATGCCGCCGAACATTTCCGATGCCTACGTGATGCTGCGTCCGACGGCCCAGTGGCCCGACCCGGGCAAGCCGCGTGAAGCCCTGATTGCTGAGGTACAACGGGCCGCCGCCAGCGTGCCGGGCAGCAACTACGAGATGTCACAACCGATCCAGTTACGCTTCAACGAACTGATCTCTGGCGTGCGCAGCGACGTGGCGGTGAAGGTGTTCGGTGACGACATGGACGTGCTCAACCGCACAGCCGCGCAGATTGCCGGCAGTTTGCAGCAAGTGCCGGGGGCGTCGGAGGTGAAGGTCGAACAAACCACCGGCCTGCCGGTGCTGACCATCGACATCGACCGCGACAAGGCCGCCCGCCATGGGCTGAACGTCGGTGACGTGCAGGACGCCATTGCCATCGCCGTGGGCGGCCGCACGGCAGGCACGCTGTACGAAGGTGACCGGCGCTTTGACATGGTGGTGCGCTTGTCCGAAACGCTGCGCACCGACGTGGATGGCCTGGCCAGCCTGCTGATTCCGGTGCCTGCCAGCGCGGGCACCGGGCAGATCGGCTTCATCCCGTTGGCCCAGGTGGCGACCCTGAGCTTGCAGTTGGGCCCCAACCAGGTCAGCCGCGAAGATGGCAAGCGGGTGGTGGTGGTCAGCGCCAACGTGCGCGGGCGCGACCTGGGGTCGTTTGTCAGCGAGGCAGAGCAGGCCCTGCAGCAACAGGTGCCGATCCCGCCGGGCTACTGGACCCGTTGGGGCGGCCAGTTCGAGCAGTTGCAGTCGGCGGCCGAGCGCCTGCAAGTGGTGGTGCCGGTGGCCCTGCTGCTGGTGATGGCCTTGCTGCTGATGATGTTTAATAACCTCAGGGATGGTTTGCTGGTGTTCACCGGCATCCCCTTTGCCCTTACCGGGGGCGTGCTGGCACTGTGGTTGCGTGACATTCCGCTGTCGATTTCCGCCGGGGTAGGCTTTATTGCACTGTCCGGCGTGGCGGTGCTCAACGGCCTGGTGATGATCGCGTTCATCCGCAACTTGCGCGAAGAAGGGCGCAGCCTGCGTGTGGCCGTGGAGGAGGGGGCATTGACGCGCCTGCGGCCGGTGCTGATGACCGCCTTGGTGGCGTCGCTTGGGTTTATCCCGATGGCGCTGGCTACGGGCACTGGCGCCGAGGTGCAGCGGCCACTGGCGACGGTGGTGATCGGGGGGATCCTGTCGTCCACGGCGTTGACGTTGCTGGTGCTGCCAGCGCTGTACCAGTGGGCGTACAGGCGCGAAGACCCCATGGCCTAG
- a CDS encoding TolC family protein: MPTPRKFALLCLLLTATSATAGQGLSLPEALSAALANNPELAAAGREIGIAEGDRRQAGLIPNPELSWEVEDTRRDTSTTTVTLSQPLELGGKRGARIDLAERGQAIAQLELERQRNGLRAEVVQAFHAALRAQTALELARQSQALTERGLQVVQGRVTAGQSSPVEATRAQVQLAQAQAEVRRANTQRTVAYQALARLTGSPLASFDQLQATDLSPGTAPSAEALLAKVEQTVEWRLAAARIEQGDAALGSEKSQRIPNLTVSVGSQYSREDRERVNVVGLSMPLPLFDRNQGNVLAAARRADQARDLRNAVELRLRSETRSAVSQWHTAMQEVDAYDRTILPAAQQAVDTATRGFEMGKFAFLDVLDAQRTLIEARGLYLEALASATDARAQVERMYGEQ; encoded by the coding sequence GTGCCCACCCCCCGCAAGTTTGCCTTGCTCTGCCTGCTGCTGACGGCTACCAGCGCCACGGCCGGGCAGGGCCTGAGCCTGCCCGAGGCGCTCAGCGCTGCGTTGGCCAACAACCCTGAACTGGCCGCCGCCGGGCGCGAAATCGGCATCGCCGAGGGCGACCGGCGCCAGGCTGGGCTGATACCCAACCCGGAATTGTCCTGGGAAGTGGAGGACACCCGCCGCGATACCAGCACCACCACGGTCACCCTCAGCCAGCCGCTGGAGCTGGGTGGCAAGCGCGGCGCCCGCATTGACCTGGCCGAGCGCGGCCAGGCCATCGCGCAATTGGAGCTGGAGCGCCAACGCAACGGCCTGCGCGCCGAGGTGGTGCAGGCCTTCCACGCGGCCTTGCGGGCGCAGACCGCACTGGAGCTGGCCCGGCAATCCCAGGCGTTGACCGAACGTGGCCTGCAGGTGGTGCAAGGCCGCGTGACGGCAGGTCAGTCTTCGCCGGTTGAGGCCACGCGCGCCCAAGTGCAGTTGGCTCAGGCCCAAGCCGAAGTGCGCCGTGCCAACACCCAGCGCACGGTCGCCTATCAGGCGTTGGCCCGGCTGACCGGCAGCCCGCTGGCGAGCTTTGACCAGTTGCAGGCCACTGACCTGTCGCCCGGTACCGCACCCAGCGCCGAAGCCTTGCTGGCCAAGGTCGAGCAGACCGTCGAATGGCGCCTGGCCGCCGCCCGGATCGAACAGGGTGACGCCGCCTTGGGCTCGGAGAAGTCCCAACGCATCCCCAACCTGACGGTCAGCGTTGGCAGCCAGTACAGCCGCGAAGACCGCGAGCGGGTCAACGTGGTCGGGTTGTCCATGCCCCTGCCGCTGTTCGACCGCAACCAGGGCAACGTGCTGGCTGCCGCCCGCCGCGCTGACCAGGCCCGCGACCTGCGTAACGCGGTGGAGCTGCGCCTGCGCAGCGAAACCCGCAGCGCCGTCAGCCAATGGCACACCGCCATGCAGGAAGTGGACGCCTATGACCGCACGATACTGCCCGCGGCGCAGCAGGCTGTGGACACCGCTACCCGTGGCTTCGAGATGGGCAAGTTTGCCTTCCTCGACGTGCTCGATGCCCAGCGCACCTTGATCGAGGCGCGCGGGTTGTACCTCGAGGCGCTGGCCTCGGCGACCGATGCCCGCGCGCAGGTCGAGCGGATGTACGGCGAGCAATAG
- a CDS encoding FecR domain-containing protein, which yields MSQQAGFDHATLECAAQWFARLQAAPTDAKLHAQWQQWLAQGDAQCQAWGYVERVSQRFGGLREQGPAAHQALAGLRAGKQTRRRLLSQFGLLAGAGVLGWLGWRNDSLGSLYAWHARYRTAVGERRQELLSDGTRLWLNTATALDVDEQGTHRELVLYTGEVLIETGHLDQRPLQVHTRAGLLQPLGTRFSVRERGPATQLNVYEGAVRITCQASGQTVTVPAGNQVTFDSQAAGPQTRADASREAWSRGLLLAEDMPLAQFIEALGAYRPGHLGVDPRVAGLRVMGSFPLADTDLALAQLEEVLPVRVQRRFDWWVSVVPR from the coding sequence GTGAGCCAACAGGCGGGTTTCGACCACGCCACACTGGAATGCGCGGCACAGTGGTTTGCCCGCCTGCAGGCCGCACCCACTGATGCCAAATTGCACGCTCAATGGCAGCAATGGCTGGCGCAAGGCGACGCACAGTGCCAGGCCTGGGGTTATGTCGAGCGCGTGAGCCAGCGCTTCGGCGGGTTGCGCGAGCAAGGCCCTGCTGCCCATCAGGCCCTGGCCGGATTGCGGGCGGGCAAGCAAACGCGCCGTCGCCTGCTCAGCCAGTTCGGCCTGTTGGCCGGCGCTGGTGTGTTGGGTTGGCTGGGTTGGCGCAACGACAGCCTGGGCAGCCTCTACGCATGGCATGCGCGTTACCGCACCGCAGTGGGTGAGCGCCGACAGGAGCTGCTGAGCGACGGCACCCGGTTGTGGCTCAACACCGCCACCGCGCTGGATGTGGACGAGCAGGGCACACACCGCGAGCTGGTGCTGTACACCGGTGAAGTGCTGATCGAAACCGGCCACCTCGACCAACGGCCACTGCAGGTGCACACCCGCGCAGGGCTGCTGCAGCCGCTGGGCACACGCTTCAGCGTGCGTGAGCGCGGCCCGGCCACGCAGCTCAATGTGTATGAGGGGGCTGTGCGCATCACCTGCCAGGCCAGTGGGCAAACCGTTACGGTGCCGGCTGGCAACCAGGTTACCTTCGACAGCCAGGCCGCGGGCCCGCAAACGCGGGCCGATGCCAGCCGCGAAGCCTGGAGCCGCGGCCTGCTGCTGGCCGAGGACATGCCGCTGGCGCAGTTCATCGAAGCACTGGGTGCCTATCGCCCTGGCCACCTGGGCGTTGATCCGCGCGTGGCCGGGTTGCGGGTGATGGGCAGCTTCCCGTTGGCCGATACGGACCTGGCGCTGGCGCAACTGGAAGAGGTGCTGCCGGTGCGCGTGCAACGGCGTTTTGACTGGTGGGTGAGCGTGGTGCCGCGTTAG
- a CDS encoding sigma-70 family RNA polymerase sigma factor, whose translation MTQSIACAYRAKVASLYVDNHSWVQQWIARRLGNASDAAELAQDVFVRLLAKPREFDSDEHARAYLSRTSLHLCVDFWRRRQLHTAWAEALALVPESHWPSAEHQAIILETLGQLQDMLERLPPKVAQAFSLSQLHGMGYREIGEVMGVSVRTVTKYIAQAMFKCALLEAELDGVLV comes from the coding sequence ATGACCCAATCCATCGCCTGTGCCTATCGTGCCAAAGTGGCAAGCCTCTACGTGGACAACCACAGCTGGGTCCAGCAATGGATCGCCCGCCGCCTGGGTAACGCCAGCGACGCGGCGGAACTGGCCCAGGACGTTTTCGTGCGGCTGCTGGCCAAGCCACGCGAGTTCGACAGCGATGAACACGCCAGGGCGTACCTGAGCCGTACGTCCCTGCACCTGTGCGTCGACTTCTGGCGCCGCAGGCAATTGCACACGGCCTGGGCCGAAGCCTTGGCTCTGGTGCCCGAGAGCCATTGGCCATCTGCCGAGCACCAGGCCATCATCCTCGAAACCCTCGGCCAGTTGCAGGACATGCTCGAGCGCCTGCCGCCCAAAGTGGCCCAGGCCTTCAGCCTGTCGCAACTGCACGGCATGGGCTACCGCGAAATCGGCGAGGTGATGGGCGTTTCGGTGCGTACGGTGACCAAGTACATCGCCCAGGCGATGTTCAAATGCGCCCTGCTTGAAGCCGAGCTGGACGGGGTGCTGGTGTGA
- a CDS encoding amino acid permease — protein sequence MPIQTEHDPRLKRALKTRHISMLALGGVIGAGLFVGSSAVIASTGPGAFLTYALTGLIVALVMRMLGEMAAAHPTQGSFVDYARMAFGPPAGYMTGWLYWYFWVIVVGFEAVVGGQIINGWFPDLPVWVIALGLMVGMTLLNLMSVHSFGEAEYWFAGIKVAAIIVFLVVAGAYVFNLWPGSTASFANLTQHGGFLPHGVASLFTGVVVVIFSMTGVEVATLAAAESEDPSRNIRKAVNTVMVRILVFFVLATFFIVVAQPWTSITPGKSPFVTTLEHIGIPGAGDMLTLVILVAVLSVLNAGLYTSSRLLHVLASNDEAPRWVAHLSRKGVPVRGVLASTLVGYGCVVIAALWPDTVFQFLINSSGTVFLFVYLMICLSQLRLRRRWVQEGSLKFAMWGHPWLPLLVTASIVAVLVSMAFDPSMQLSLAQCLIAMAAIGASYVLLRLSRARQRGLAAKAPVQGA from the coding sequence ATGCCTATTCAGACCGAGCATGACCCCCGGCTCAAGCGTGCACTCAAAACCCGACACATCAGTATGCTGGCCCTGGGCGGTGTCATCGGCGCCGGGTTGTTCGTCGGCTCCAGCGCCGTCATCGCTTCCACCGGCCCCGGTGCTTTTCTTACCTACGCCCTGACGGGCCTCATCGTCGCCCTGGTGATGCGCATGCTCGGCGAAATGGCCGCCGCGCACCCCACACAAGGTTCCTTCGTCGACTACGCGCGCATGGCCTTCGGCCCCCCGGCCGGGTACATGACCGGCTGGCTGTACTGGTACTTCTGGGTCATTGTCGTGGGCTTCGAGGCGGTCGTCGGCGGGCAGATCATCAACGGCTGGTTCCCCGACCTGCCCGTGTGGGTGATCGCGCTGGGGCTGATGGTAGGCATGACGTTGCTCAACCTGATGTCGGTGCATTCGTTCGGCGAGGCCGAGTACTGGTTCGCCGGCATCAAGGTGGCGGCCATCATCGTGTTCCTGGTGGTGGCCGGCGCTTATGTGTTCAACCTGTGGCCAGGCTCCACGGCCAGCTTCGCCAACCTCACGCAGCATGGCGGCTTTCTGCCCCACGGTGTGGCGTCGTTGTTCACCGGCGTGGTCGTGGTGATCTTTTCCATGACTGGCGTTGAGGTGGCCACCCTGGCGGCAGCCGAATCCGAAGACCCGTCGCGCAACATCCGCAAGGCCGTCAACACGGTGATGGTGCGCATCCTGGTGTTCTTCGTGCTGGCCACCTTCTTCATCGTCGTGGCACAGCCGTGGACCAGCATCACCCCCGGCAAGTCGCCTTTCGTGACCACGCTCGAGCACATCGGCATCCCCGGGGCCGGCGACATGCTGACCCTGGTGATTCTGGTGGCCGTGCTGTCGGTGCTCAATGCCGGGCTCTACACCTCTTCGCGCCTGTTGCACGTGCTGGCCTCCAATGACGAGGCACCGCGCTGGGTCGCACACCTCAGCCGCAAAGGCGTGCCGGTGCGCGGTGTACTGGCCTCGACCCTGGTGGGTTATGGCTGTGTGGTCATCGCGGCGCTGTGGCCCGACACGGTATTCCAGTTCCTGATCAACTCGTCGGGCACGGTGTTCCTGTTCGTGTACCTGATGATCTGCCTGTCGCAACTGCGCCTGCGCCGCCGCTGGGTGCAAGAGGGCAGCCTGAAATTCGCCATGTGGGGCCACCCTTGGCTGCCGCTGCTCGTCACCGCCTCAATCGTAGCGGTGCTGGTGAGCATGGCCTTCGACCCGAGCATGCAGCTCAGCCTGGCGCAATGCCTGATCGCCATGGCCGCGATCGGCGCCTCCTACGTGCTCCTGCGTTTGTCCCGTGCCCGGCAGCGTGGCCTTGCGGCCAAGGCACCGGTGCAAGGGGCGTAG